A section of the Acanthochromis polyacanthus isolate Apoly-LR-REF ecotype Palm Island chromosome 1, KAUST_Apoly_ChrSc, whole genome shotgun sequence genome encodes:
- the wnt16 gene encoding protein Wnt-16 — translation MEARSCGVRHVCALTLLLVSVCPPRCRSSWMWLGVTSAGTPEKLSCSNPPLSARQRDLCRRKPFLLPSVQDGARLAVAECRSQFRHERWNCSTSAEPPVFGHELTSGTKETAFIYAVMAAGLVHAVTRSCSQGNMTECGCDARLRGGVSAVEGWHWGGCSDHIQYGTWFSRRFMDGTAKNMSMSRGGYTLNTMNQHNSEAGRQAVDRMMSTDCRCHGVSGSCAVKTCWRTMAAFERVGSYLKERYLDSVQVSDRSRRKMRRKEQRRPPVDKHQLIFLNKSPNYCLEDRRRGIAGTRGRRCNRTSTGPDGCNLLCCGRGYNTHVVRHVQRCECKFVWCCYVRCRRCESMNDMHTCK, via the exons ATGGAGGCTCGGAGCTGCGGAGTCCGACACGTGTGCGCGCTGACGCTGCTGCTCGTGTCCGTGTGTCCGCCGCGCTGCCGGTCCAGCTGGAT GTGGCTCGGTGTGACCTCCGCAGGGACCCCGGAGAAGCTGAGCTGCTCCAACCCGCCTCTGAGCGCCCGGCAGCGGGATCTGTGCCGCCGGAAGCCGTTCCTGCTGCCCAGCGTCCAGGACGGAGCCCGGCTGGCGGTGGCCGAGTGTCGGAGTCAGTTCAGACACGAACGGTGGAACTGTTCCACGTCCGCGGAGCCGCCGGTGTTCGGACACGAGCTGACGAGCG GAACCAAAGAGACGGCGTTCATCTACGCGGTGATGGCGGCGGGACTCGTCCACGCCGTGACGCGGTCCTGTAGCCAGGGCAACATGACGGAGTGCGGCTGCGATGCTCGGCTTCGGGGCGGCGTCTCGGCGGTGGAGGGGTGGCACTGGGGAGGCTGCTCTGACCACATCCAGTACGGAACCTGGTTCAGCCGCAGGTTCATGGACGGCACCGCCAAGAACATGTCAATGAGCCGCGGCGGCTACACGCTAAACACCATGAACCAACACAACAGCGAGGCCGGCCGACAG GCGGTCGACAGGATGATGTCCACAGACTGTCGTTGCCATGGCGTCTCCGGTTCCTGCGCGGTGAAGACGTGCTGGAGGACGATGGCGGCGTTTGAGCGGGTCGGTTCGTACCTGAAGGAGCGGTACCTGGACAGCGTCCAGGTGTCGGACCGAtcgaggaggaagatgaggaggaaggagCAGCGCCGCCCCCCGGTGGACAAACACCAGCTCATCTTCCTCAACAAGTCTCCCAACTACTGCCTGGAGGACCGGCGCCGCGGCATCGCTGGCACCAGGGGGCGCCGCTGCAACCGGACCTCCACCGGGCCGGACGGCTGCAACCTGCTGTGCTGCGGTCGAGGATACAACACACACGTGGTCCGACACGTCCAGCGCTGCGAGTGCAAGTTCGTCTGGTGCTGCTACGTCCGATGCCGACGCTGCGAGAGCATGAACGACATGCACACCTGTAAATAA